The DNA sequence TACATTCCGAGGCAACTCACTGATTGTATCCTTCTCAACACGACTGACCTTTCTCATACTTGGCTCTGCCATTAACTTAGTACATACCCGATTATTTGTTGAGAAAACACCAAACTAACTGCTGCTTCACTTCAGCTTAGTACAAgaaagaagatagcaacataTCTTTGTTTTAAAACTGAAGAGTTTGATATTAGAGGATTTGTTTATGTACACTGAGAGTTAAAAAATGAAGAGTTAAATATTAATGATAATTGATGAAAATGAAGAGTTTGGCGATTGTAGTACTACACTTTAGTTGTCTGATTTGCGCTCTTGATGAAGCTCTAGGATTTTCCAACATCTTTTTTGCCATCGCAAATGCTACGCCCTTTTCAATTGTGACCAAGAAACTTTACCAGCTTCGACTCAGCTTTGTTACCCATGAGATCTCTGAATGTCACAAATTTGAGCTGATAGTACAGTCTTCTGCATCTTCAACCCTGTAATTTTTGGGATTCTTTCGACGGGATTGTATGTACCCTAATGACAAATAACATTTTTAGAATTGTCAAATCATAGTCCTAGTGatgggcacctcccaaaaggccttaTTCTAATcggagttatctggctgcttatattctaacaaactgcccctcccacaaacgatgtgggacaacttctaacaatctcccccttcacacatcgggcccgacacctgtcgattctgcctccttcagtgtgaccaggctccccctcgacccatactgaaagtccatctgactatctgctccccctaggcccaAATTGGAAGATCCACCTGCCTTTTACTTCAGCCCATtctggggcaagcccatctgcctcttcctaggtccATTCTGGAGCCCACGTGAGATTGTTATGAACCGTTATAACCTGaaactctgataccacttgttgggcttcCTGAGCatgcctaactccacattagtataatattatccgctttgggccgagcccgcacgagTTTGTTTTTGgccacctcccaaaaggcctcattcTAATGAATTTATGTgactgcttatattctagcaaactgcccctctcacaaacgatgtgggacaactcctaacaatctcccccttcacacatcacACACCGGGCCCGACACATGTCGATTATgcctccttcagtgtgaccaggctccccctcGACTCATACTGAAAGTCCATCTGCCTATTtgctccccctaggcccataatggaaggcccgtctgccttttccttgagcccattctgaggcaagcccatctgcctcttcctaggtAACTTCTGGAGCCCATCTGAAATTGTTTTGGTCCGTTTATAAACGGACACAGATTTATTTTTGGCACCTCCCAAAAGGTCTCATTCTAATTGGAGTTATCTTGCTACTTATATTTTAtcaaactgcccctcccacaaacgatgtggggCAACTCCTAACATGTAAATGCCTGGTACTTACTCAGATATGTAGGCATAAGTTAGGAGCACTCCAAATCATGCAAAAGCAAACACGAAACCTCAGAAAGATCATTGAACACTCGGCCACCTCCAGTTCTTTCTTCATATAGCTACCCCTCCGATCCTTTAATTTATACAGCCACCGAATCACCAGCCCGTATCTTGCTCTTCAACCTCGAATAATCCATTATAACAGGTTTTATTTAACAAAAATACCATGATCATTTTCTTTCTTCTTAGGCTACACGAATAATTAAAAGAAACTTTACTTCCGAGCGATAATCTAGAACAAAACCAGAAGGCAACAATTAAGAAAGCTACAATAGTTGGTGGTAACTAGAAGAACCTTTAAAGCCATTGAATTGCCAATATCCGAAATCAAGTTGAAACCATTACAAACCAAATTAAACAACAAATCGAAGATATACAAGCTTACTGAGGGAGTAGTAACATACACCTGAAGAAATGAATTTGCAAACCACATACAACAAATTCTCCCCACAAAACAACTAGTGACACACTATGATTACATCTATCAAACACTAGCTGTTTTCTTGGACACTACATAAGAATTTCAACAAAATGTGACTAGATAATCAGCTCCACTGCAGGTAAAGGTTTTGGTAGCATCATCGAAAGCAAAGTTATAAGCCAAAGGACAACTCGACTGAAAGATCTCAGTGTAACTACTAGCTTGACACTTTTGAGGATTACTATATTGACCTGTACAACAAACCAAAGGATTCTTGAAAACCATACATGGAGTCAAACAAGCGACAACTCTTCCTTTAAATTTAACTTGCATCTGTTTCGGACACTTATCAGCCAGATCAACTTTGCATGAAACCTTAGTACAATTGCCACTTCCCCCAAGTGGCACAACTGATAACTCCATGTTATAACCATCCACAAGACTAACATCATATGAATCGGAATCTGAACTCAAAATAAATTCAGCCACTGACACTGGAGCTGCAGCCATCTTCCCTTCACAACGTAAGTTGCCACCGCAATCGCCTATGAGACATTTCCCAATGCCTCGTGCGTTGAACTTGCATCCGTCGCGTGCCCAAATTCTGCCTGACCAGTTATCAGGGGCTGTTATGTTTTTTGATTCCCCTTTTTTGAGCTCGAGACCTCCGTTCCATAGAGAAGGAGCTTCGTAGCTTGTTAGAATCCCTGGCCATATAGTTCTTCCACAATTGTTCTTTAAGGTGAATACTGTACCATCAACACCTGcatttaaaaaattcaaaaatcatgaaatttcatGTAAAATTTACATGCAAAAGTTAGAAAATTCCATATAGTCATACACTTCGAATACCTAAAAGAAAGAGCAGGAGGAGGACAAGATGTGAAAATGCCATGAGAAATAGTGAATACTGTGAAACTGTGCAGTAGGCTTATGTGAGTATTTGAAGTCTTGCATTGAATTTATAGAAGACAAGGGACTGCTCAAACTTAACTAATTCTTTTACCACTTAAACTCACTTTTTTAGTGATACTCTTTTTATTATATCATACAATTACTGTGGTAATTTATTGGACTTCTAAAATTGGTTGACCTGATATGCCAATATAttcttatttttaataatttttggatttttaCAAGTTATTAACTTCTAAATATTAGTGCTAAATTAGTACTCCGCGGTCTACATGTCCCTCTCAAGATATGACGAGTCTCTGGAAAAGAGGGATGAACACAACTTTTAGATTATACTAGATTTGAATAAAATTAGGATTATTAAAATAATGGTATTGAAGATTTTTAATGAAAGAAAGAGAGGCAAAAAATGTGATAACAGATTGTTTGATTAGACAAAGATATCATTAACAAACCACACAGTTTGACAAACCCTCTGTGTCCTTCAGTTTCAATATAGATGTGCTGCATGCCTGCAAGGGAAAAGGGAATTATACTTTTCGCGAGTTCATACAGCATTCTTTAATTCTAACTAATGCAGCTCGCTAAAAGAGAAGAATCTATagtttttatataaaatattggTCTAGCGATAACTCCTTTGCTCCCTTTTCACGAGGTCCTATCCAATAAACTACGCGTACATCTTCATGCTCATTGGTCGTTATAAATTGAACACTTGGGACAAATAGATGCAAATACAAAAGCAGACACTAACAAGGAGATTGGTACAATGGAGATCAGATTCTAGGCTTGATCGACTTACAGGTCGGTTCAACAGTGGAGTTTGGGTTTCAAGTCGATTTCAGCTGCATGACACCGCTTCAATCAGTAACACAAACCAAATACATGGACCAGATTAGCCAAGGAAAAACCTGCAACTTATCGTGAAATGCATGTTATTCAATAAAATGATTGAATTATTCAAAGATCAGGCCTAACTGATGAAGCACAATCATTTATAATATCATGTTGGGTGAGAATGGAAATTGACCTACCAAAATCTATAACAGAATATATGTATTTATCATTGCAGAAAGTTTTCATGTCATAACGTTTTGCACCTGTTATGCTCTA is a window from the Apium graveolens cultivar Ventura chromosome 1, ASM990537v1, whole genome shotgun sequence genome containing:
- the LOC141662058 gene encoding pathogenesis-related thaumatin-like protein 3.5, which encodes MAFSHLVLLLLFLLGVDGTVFTLKNNCGRTIWPGILTSYEAPSLWNGGLELKKGESKNITAPDNWSGRIWARDGCKFNARGIGKCLIGDCGGNLRCEGKMAAAPVSVAEFILSSDSDSYDVSLVDGYNMELSVVPLGGSGNCTKVSCKVDLADKCPKQMQVKFKGRVVACLTPCMVFKNPLVCCTGQYSNPQKCQASSYTEIFQSSCPLAYNFAFDDATKTFTCSGADYLVTFC